A genomic stretch from Syntrophales bacterium includes:
- the hxsD gene encoding His-Xaa-Ser system protein HxsD yields METIKINNDNVKIILSKQLYEKSAVFSAMYKLTGRCIAQISPLGEYDVEVTLSPQTGSGYSVEDIKGLAESFLNDIIDQQLRLDLEKQYGRLRELIVEHAFTPIKNLDQRLNDI; encoded by the coding sequence ATGGAAACAATCAAGATTAACAATGATAATGTAAAAATAATTCTCAGCAAACAGTTGTACGAAAAATCCGCCGTATTTTCTGCCATGTATAAACTAACAGGTCGATGCATAGCCCAAATAAGCCCTTTGGGCGAGTATGATGTTGAAGTAACACTTTCCCCTCAAACGGGCTCTGGCTATTCTGTTGAAGATATTAAAGGCTTAGCTGAGAGCTTTCTTAATGATATCATTGATCAACAGTTGCGGCTTGACCTTGAAAAGCAATATGGTCGGTTGCGAGAACTGATAGTAGAGCATGCATTTACTCCGATTAAAAATCTAGACCAAAGACTTAATGATATATGA